Proteins co-encoded in one Ziziphus jujuba cultivar Dongzao chromosome 9, ASM3175591v1 genomic window:
- the LOC107426278 gene encoding potassium transporter 5, with product MGEMESDEVIVEDSVDEKQEGVSQQELVGKKLSWNRLRRYDSLDIESRRIPGHRGHGYKGDDWSVILQLAFQSIGIVYGDIGTSPLYVYASTFTKGIEHEDDVLGVLSLIFYTLTLIPLVKYVLIVLRANDNGDGGTFALYSLICRYAKVGLTPSEQAEDREVSNFKLELPNERLKRASKIKSKLEKSRFAKYFLLFATMLGTSMVIGDGVLTPCISVLSAVGGIKQATSDMTQDMIVWISVGILVCLFMVQRFGTDKVGYSFAPIICVWFALIGGIGIYNFIKFDPTVVKAINPKYIVDYFRRNKKDAWISLGGVVMAITGTEALFADVGHFTVKSIQISMCCVTYPALILAYTGQASWLREHRLMVADTFYESIPKPLYWPMFGVAVAASIIASQAMISGTFSIIQQSLSLGCFPRVKITHTSTKYEGQVYVPEANYFLMLACIGVTLGFRSTTKIGNAYGIAVVFVMTLTSSFLVLIMVMIWKTNLLLVIAYVAIIGSVELIYLSSVLYKFDQGGYLPLAFALALMTIMFVWNDVYRRKYYYELEHKISPEKVKEIANDSRFCTVPGLAMFYSELVQGIPPIFKHYVSNIPALHSVLVLVSIKSLPISKVSVEERFLFRRVEPRELNIFRCVARYGYTDVRNEEEPFERILVEKLKEFIKDDFYLANVIMHHQNGGEPVEKDGEFSDNEEAKQLAAEEQKLNEALEREIKAVDNAWEAGVVHLVGENEVIASKGAGMGKRILINYAFNFLKKNLRQSDKVFDIPRKRLLKVGMTYEL from the exons ATGGGAGAGATGGAAAGTGATGAAGTTATAGTAGAAGACTCAGTAGACGAGAAGCAAGAAGGAGTGTCGCAGCAGGAACTTGTTGGTAAGAAACTTTCATGGAACAGGTTGAGGCGATACGACTCTCTTGACATCGAATCCCGCCGCATTCCTGGTCATCGCGGCCATGGCTATaag GGTGATGATTGGTCGGTGATACTACAACTAGCATTCCAGAGTATTGGAATAGTTTATGGAGATATTGGAACATCACCTCTATATGTGTATGCAAGCACCTTCACCAAAGGCATCGAGCATGAAGACGACGTTCTCGGTGTTCTTTCTTTGATCTTTTATACTCTCACCTTAATCCCTTTGGTTAAGTACGTTTTAATCGTATTAAGGGCCAACGACAACGGTGacg GTGGGACATTTGCATTGTACTCCCTCATATGCCGATATGCCAAAGTGGGTTTGACTCCAAGCGAGCAAGCAGAGGACAGAGAGGTCTCCAATTTCAAACTTGAGTTGCCGAATGAACGTTTAAAGAgggcatcgaagatcaagtcgAAGCTGGAGAAGAGCAGGTTTGCCAAGTACTTTCTGTTGTTCGCCACCATGCTCGGCACTTCTATGGTCATTGGTGATGGTGTTCTCACTCCTTGTATTTCAG TTCTGTCTGCTGTTGGAGGCATCAAGCAAGCTACATCAGATATGACTCAAG ATATGATTGTTTGGATATCAGTAGGCATCTTGGTTTGCTTATTCATGGTACAAAGATTTGGAACCGACAAAGTGGGCTATAGTTTTGCTCCAATCATATGTGTATGGTTTGCATTGATTGGAGGCATTGGAATCtacaatttcatcaaattcGATCCAACGGTTGTCAAAGCAATTAATCCAAAATACATAGTTGACTATTTCAGGAGGAACAAAAAAGATGCTTGGATTTCCCTTGGTGGTGTGGTAATGGCAATAACAG GAACCGAAGCTCTGTTTGCCGATGTTGGCCACTTCACCGTTAAATCCATTCAAATAAGCATGTGCTGCGTGACATACCCGGCTCTCATATTGGCATATACCGGCCAAGCCTCTTGGCTCCGCGAGCACCGTCTTATGGTTGCAGATACATTTTACGAGTCTATCCCAA AACCTTTATATTGGCCAATGTTTGGGGTTGCTGTAGCAGCATCAATCATAGCCAGTCAAGCTATGATTTCAGGAACTTTCTCTATAATCCAACAATCTCTCTCATTAGGGTGTTTTCCTCGGGTTAAGATCACACACACATCGACCAAGTATGAAGGGCAGGTTTATGTTCCTGAAGCGAATTACTTTCTGATGCTGGCTTGTATAGGAGTCACTCTAGGTTTCAGAAGTACTACAAAGATTGGCAATGCCTACG GGATAGCAGTGGTGTTTGTAATGACGCTTACATCATCCTTCCTAGTATTAATCATGGTAATGATATGGAAAACTAACCTGCTTTTGGTGATTGCCTATGTTGCTATTATTGGCTCTGTGGAGCTTATTTATCTAAGCTCGGTCCTCTACAAATTTGATCAAGGAGGATATCTTCCACTTGCTTTTGCCTTGGCATTAATGACTATAATGTTTGTTTGGAACGATGTGTACCGAAGGAAGTACTATTACGAGCTTGAGCACAAGATTTCTCCGGAGAAGGTGAAAGAGATTGCTAACGATTCGAGGTTTTGTACAGTCCCTGGCCTTGCCATGTTCTACTCCGAACTTGTTCAGGGTATTCCACCCATCTTCAAGCATTACGTGTCCAATATACCTGCCCTGCACTCTGTTCTTGTTTTAGTCTCCATTAAATCTTTACCGATAAGTAAGGTTTCGGTTGAAGAACGGTTTCTCTTTCGTAGAGTTGAGCCTAGAGAGCTAAACATATTTCGATGTGTTGCAAGATATGGATACACCGATGTTCGAAATGAAGAGGAACCCTTTGAGAGAATTTTGGTTGAAAAGTTGAAGGAGTTTATAAAGGATGATTTTTACTTAGCCAATGTGATAATGCATCATCAAAATGGAGGAGAGCCTGTTGAGAAGGATGGAGAATTTAGTGATAATGAGGAGGCAAAGCAATTAGCAGCAGAGGAGCAGAAGCTAAATGAGGCgttagagagagagattaagGCGGTTGACAATGCATGGGAAGCTGGGGTTGTACATTTGGTAGGTGAGAACGAAGTGATAGCTAGTAAAGGAGCTGGTATGGGAAAGAGAATCTTGATTAACTATGCTTTCAATTTCTTGAAGAAAAACTTGAGGCAGAGTGACAAAGTGTTTGATATTCCTCGCAAACGCTTGCTTAAAGTTGGAATGACTTACGAACTATAG